A single Planctomycetota bacterium DNA region contains:
- a CDS encoding FAD-dependent oxidoreductase: protein MREQSHRVDICVVGGGMAGLCAALAAARHGASVVLMHDRPVLGGNASSECRVHICGADRHNGIKNMRETGILEEIRLENLARNPNRNFSVWDALLYEKARFQQGLTLLLNCSCHAAEMDGDRIASVTGWQLTTETAHTVRAGIYMDCSGDGILAPLSGAEHRIGREARHEYGESIAPEIADRKTMGMTCLFQSREYPTPQPFTPPDWAYRYDREDDLPYGAKGHRWWTMGYWWVELGGDIDSIHDTEMLRDELLKTALGVWDHIKNRGDHGADHWALEWLQFLPAKRESRRYLGRHVLTQGDIESGGRFPDTVAYGGWSMDDHHPAGFRAARLGAPATIFHHAPSPYGIPYGCLVSANVANLMFAGRNASCTHAAMSSTRVMGTGCSMGQAAGTAAALAVRLGTEPAGVAHHIGILQQLLLRDDAYLPGVSQRFGPLTTQAKLSASQGDPAPLRDGINRPVGDETHRWPCRPGDWVTLELRAPAHIESATLILDSALHRNIQMSYHQRDDQLTRLPDELPRAFRLEGRHEGLWAPLFETADNRSRLVRIPIGRTLDAVRFTLLATWGADETHLYAFYLD from the coding sequence ATGAGAGAACAGTCCCATCGCGTAGACATCTGCGTCGTCGGCGGGGGAATGGCGGGGCTGTGCGCCGCGCTCGCCGCGGCGCGCCACGGCGCCTCCGTCGTCCTCATGCACGACCGCCCCGTCCTCGGCGGCAACGCCTCCAGCGAGTGCCGCGTGCACATCTGCGGCGCCGACCGCCACAACGGCATCAAGAACATGCGCGAGACCGGCATCCTCGAGGAAATCCGCCTCGAAAACCTCGCCCGAAACCCCAACCGCAACTTCTCGGTCTGGGACGCCCTTCTCTACGAGAAGGCCCGCTTCCAGCAGGGCCTCACGCTCCTGCTCAACTGCTCGTGTCACGCCGCCGAAATGGACGGCGACCGCATCGCGAGCGTCACCGGCTGGCAGCTCACCACAGAGACCGCCCACACCGTGCGCGCGGGCATCTACATGGACTGCTCCGGCGACGGCATCCTCGCGCCCCTCTCCGGCGCCGAGCACCGCATCGGCCGCGAGGCCCGCCACGAGTACGGCGAATCCATCGCCCCCGAAATCGCCGACCGTAAGACCATGGGCATGACCTGCCTCTTCCAGTCGCGCGAATACCCCACCCCCCAGCCCTTCACCCCGCCCGACTGGGCCTATCGCTATGACCGCGAAGACGACCTGCCCTACGGCGCCAAAGGCCACCGCTGGTGGACCATGGGCTACTGGTGGGTCGAGCTGGGCGGCGACATTGACTCGATTCACGACACCGAGATGCTGCGCGACGAGCTGCTCAAGACCGCCCTCGGCGTGTGGGACCACATCAAGAACCGCGGCGACCACGGCGCCGACCACTGGGCGCTCGAATGGCTCCAGTTCCTCCCCGCCAAGCGCGAGAGCCGCCGCTACCTCGGCCGCCACGTGCTCACCCAGGGCGACATCGAGAGCGGCGGCCGCTTCCCCGACACCGTGGCCTACGGCGGCTGGAGCATGGACGACCATCACCCCGCCGGCTTCCGCGCCGCGCGCCTCGGCGCGCCCGCCACCATCTTCCACCACGCCCCCTCGCCCTACGGCATCCCCTACGGCTGCCTCGTCTCGGCCAACGTCGCCAACCTCATGTTCGCCGGCCGCAACGCCTCCTGCACCCACGCCGCCATGAGCTCCACCCGTGTCATGGGCACCGGCTGCTCGATGGGCCAGGCCGCCGGCACCGCCGCCGCCCTCGCCGTCCGCCTCGGCACCGAGCCCGCCGGCGTCGCCCACCACATCGGCATCCTCCAGCAGCTCCTCCTGCGCGACGACGCCTACCTCCCCGGCGTCTCCCAGCGCTTCGGCCCGTTGACGACGCAGGCGAAGCTCTCCGCCTCCCAGGGCGACCCCGCGCCCCTTCGCGACGGCATCAACCGCCCCGTCGGCGACGAGACGCACCGCTGGCCCTGCCGCCCGGGCGACTGGGTGACCCTTGAGCTTCGCGCACCCGCCCACATCGAATCAGCCACGCTCATCCTCGACAGCGCCCTCCACCGCAACATCCAGATGAGCTACCACCAGCGCGACGACCAGCTCACCCGCCTCCCCGACGAACTGCCCCGCGCCTTCCGCCTCGAAGGCCGCCACGAGGGCCTCTGGGCCCCCCTGTTCGAGACTGCCGACAACCGCTCCCGTCTCGTCCGCATCCCCATCGGCCGCACCCTCGACGCCGTCCGCTTCACCCTCCTCGCCACCTGGGGCGCCGACGAGACCCACCTCTACGCCTTCTACCTCGACTGA
- a CDS encoding metallophosphoesterase has translation MNAFVLLVLAAYVAMQLLIYWRLRRALPAGRAGRAAVVGWFALMGAALFLARPFESLGWHVAANAAGVAGHWWVVASMWVILFGVACEVWNLVPRCLPPLRRLRIRLRVQAVAAAAMVAGLTAWGVVEMHAVRIETLAVPTARLPAGSRPIRVVQFSDLHLNSLMSRSRLERILAAIREARPDLLVFTGDLADESSPHVERLAVRLAALEAPLGKLAVTGNHEFYRGLARTAPLFDQAGFRLLRGERLRVAPGVLVAGVDDYAAERLGIVEADQEDRALPPPDRAEFAILLKHRPHVEPGAAGRFDLQLSGHTHGGQVFPGLWPLRFFYRYTRGRYELGGGAELYVTRGVGTYGVPLRVFSPPEVTVILLQP, from the coding sequence ATGAACGCATTCGTGCTCCTCGTGCTGGCCGCCTACGTGGCCATGCAACTGCTCATCTACTGGCGGCTGCGGCGCGCGTTGCCCGCGGGCAGGGCAGGACGGGCCGCCGTGGTGGGGTGGTTCGCGCTCATGGGCGCGGCGCTCTTCCTGGCGCGGCCCTTCGAGAGCCTCGGCTGGCATGTCGCGGCGAACGCGGCCGGCGTGGCCGGCCACTGGTGGGTCGTGGCCTCGATGTGGGTGATCCTGTTCGGCGTGGCGTGCGAAGTCTGGAACCTCGTCCCCCGATGCCTGCCGCCGCTCCGACGTCTGCGCATCCGCCTCCGCGTGCAGGCCGTCGCCGCCGCCGCGATGGTGGCGGGGCTCACCGCCTGGGGCGTCGTCGAGATGCACGCCGTGCGCATCGAGACGCTCGCCGTACCCACGGCGCGCCTGCCGGCCGGCTCGCGCCCGATCCGCGTCGTGCAGTTCTCCGATCTGCACCTCAACTCGCTGATGAGCCGCTCCCGCCTCGAGCGCATCCTCGCCGCCATTCGCGAGGCGCGGCCCGACCTGCTGGTTTTCACGGGCGACTTGGCCGACGAGTCGAGCCCCCACGTCGAACGCCTCGCCGTGAGGCTCGCCGCACTCGAGGCCCCCCTCGGCAAGCTCGCGGTCACCGGCAATCACGAGTTCTATCGGGGCCTCGCCCGCACCGCGCCCCTCTTCGACCAGGCGGGCTTCCGCCTGCTGCGCGGCGAGCGGCTGCGCGTAGCCCCCGGCGTGCTCGTGGCGGGGGTGGACGACTATGCGGCCGAGCGCCTCGGCATCGTCGAGGCCGACCAGGAGGACCGCGCGCTCCCGCCGCCCGACCGGGCCGAGTTCGCCATCCTGCTCAAGCACCGCCCACACGTCGAGCCGGGAGCCGCGGGGCGCTTCGACCTTCAGCTCTCAGGGCACACGCACGGAGGCCAGGTGTTCCCCGGCCTGTGGCCGCTGCGCTTCTTCTACCGCTACACGCGCGGCCGCTACGAGTTGGGCGGCGGCGCGGAGCTCTACGTCACCCGGGGCGTCGGCACCTACGGCGTGCCATTGCGCGTCTTCAGCCCGCCCGAGGTCACGGTCATCCTCCTCCAGCCATAG
- a CDS encoding C45 family autoproteolytic acyltransferase/hydrolase, which produces MRRRMAWFLGGLLVLLAAGAAGEAPAPPLAAADVEALSKSLEKIVAILQGKVPAYTVTLSGRYKDGPLEQTGELAIARLDAEQFRLALKSDLLSFTLQRTTEETSLVVPLMKVAVVGKGPLPAESELQPARLFDRVAGLWPAALTALSVMQTADPGAVAVILQALLQLERAPGPPAGHFVAKRELSDGRLSIELAEDGRAIRQFLWRDAGGQEAGVGVAIADEAKLPAAAPAADFVVVSVARDELERALGRGLGRAAEILAQRSGDKLKDDERAADRGRLLIRNGQRVALLQGTPLEIGYQHGKLLAKEARRTADSVLYVAGLYHTLTKRTWFLDVLRGAYTRLEPHVPREYLDEMQGLANGSGLTPEEVRLANMFPELFHCSGFALFGKATAGGKLLHGRVLDYMTELGFQREAVVFIVKKRDAIPFANIGYAGFIGSVSGMNAEQVAFGEMGGRGEGQWDGTPMAILMRMGLERAKTLADAVALFRDTRRTCEYYYVISDGKGPSAIGVGATPEAIEFVQPGAAHPKLPTPLDDAVLLSAGDRYQHLVEGVKAKYGRLDVQAALDLMKRPVAMRSNLHNVLFVPQDLEFHVANARGASPACDQPYARHSLREWLDEMARPLPERGGKRDRKRRDSGL; this is translated from the coding sequence TTGAGACGTCGCATGGCCTGGTTCCTGGGCGGACTACTCGTCCTGCTCGCCGCTGGCGCGGCGGGGGAGGCGCCCGCGCCGCCGCTGGCCGCGGCCGACGTGGAGGCGCTCTCGAAGTCCCTGGAGAAGATCGTCGCCATCCTCCAGGGCAAGGTGCCCGCCTACACCGTGACGCTGTCGGGGCGGTACAAGGACGGCCCCCTGGAGCAGACGGGCGAGCTGGCCATCGCGCGCCTCGATGCCGAGCAGTTCCGCCTGGCCCTCAAGAGCGACCTGCTCAGCTTCACCCTCCAGCGCACGACGGAGGAGACGTCGCTCGTCGTGCCCCTGATGAAGGTGGCGGTGGTGGGCAAGGGCCCGCTGCCGGCAGAGTCGGAGCTCCAACCCGCGCGACTCTTCGACCGCGTGGCCGGGCTGTGGCCCGCCGCGCTCACCGCGCTGAGCGTGATGCAGACGGCCGACCCGGGAGCCGTGGCCGTGATCCTCCAGGCCCTGCTCCAGCTCGAGCGGGCGCCCGGCCCGCCGGCGGGGCATTTCGTGGCGAAGCGCGAGCTGAGCGACGGCCGGCTCTCGATCGAGCTGGCCGAAGACGGGAGGGCGATCCGCCAGTTCCTCTGGCGCGACGCCGGGGGCCAGGAGGCGGGCGTGGGCGTGGCCATCGCCGACGAAGCCAAGCTGCCCGCGGCGGCGCCCGCGGCCGACTTCGTGGTGGTGAGCGTGGCGCGCGACGAGCTGGAACGCGCGCTCGGCCGCGGCCTCGGCCGCGCCGCCGAAATCCTCGCCCAGCGCTCGGGCGACAAGCTCAAGGACGACGAGCGCGCGGCCGACCGCGGCAGGCTCCTCATCCGCAACGGGCAGCGCGTCGCCCTGCTCCAGGGCACGCCGCTCGAGATCGGCTACCAGCACGGCAAACTGCTCGCCAAGGAGGCGCGGCGCACCGCCGACTCCGTGCTCTACGTGGCCGGCCTCTACCACACCCTCACCAAACGCACCTGGTTCCTCGACGTGCTGCGGGGCGCCTACACGCGGCTCGAGCCGCATGTGCCGCGCGAATACCTCGACGAGATGCAGGGCCTGGCCAATGGCTCGGGCCTCACGCCTGAAGAGGTGCGGCTGGCGAACATGTTCCCCGAACTGTTCCATTGCTCGGGCTTCGCGCTCTTCGGCAAGGCCACGGCCGGCGGCAAGCTGCTGCACGGCCGCGTGCTCGACTACATGACCGAGCTCGGCTTCCAGCGCGAGGCGGTGGTCTTCATCGTGAAGAAGCGCGACGCCATCCCCTTCGCCAACATCGGCTATGCCGGCTTCATCGGCAGCGTGTCGGGCATGAACGCCGAACAGGTCGCCTTCGGCGAAATGGGCGGCCGAGGCGAGGGCCAGTGGGACGGCACGCCCATGGCGATCCTGATGCGCATGGGCCTCGAACGCGCGAAGACTCTCGCCGACGCCGTCGCCCTCTTCCGCGACACCAGGCGCACATGCGAATACTACTACGTCATCTCGGACGGCAAGGGGCCGAGCGCCATCGGCGTGGGCGCCACGCCCGAGGCCATCGAGTTCGTCCAGCCCGGCGCCGCACACCCCAAGCTGCCCACGCCGCTCGACGACGCGGTGCTGCTCTCGGCCGGCGACCGCTACCAGCACCTCGTCGAGGGCGTGAAGGCGAAGTACGGCCGGCTCGACGTGCAGGCCGCGCTCGACCTGATGAAGCGCCCCGTCGCCATGCGGTCGAACCTCCACAACGTGCTCTTCGTGCCCCAGGACCTCGAGTTCCACGTGGCCAACGCCCGGGGCGCGTCCCCCGCGTGCGACCAGCCCTACGCGCGCCACAGTCTGCGCGAGTGGCTCGACGAGATGGCCCGGCCACTGCCCGAGCGAGGTGGCAAACGCGACAGGAAACGCCGCGACAGCGGGCTGTGA